In Lysobacter firmicutimachus, one genomic interval encodes:
- a CDS encoding glycosyltransferase — protein MTSPEPRRLTVMQLLPALESGGVERSTLEIADALVRAGHRAIVVSAGGRLVPKLLALGGEHVELAIGRKSPATLRHAFALRRLWAAQNVDLVHARSRLPAWVGLLAWRGLAEDARPRFVTTVHGLNSPSRYSAVMTRGERVICVSGTVREYVLQHYPDTDPARLRTIPRGIDPAAFPRAPWPDPDARAWAAAIHPALGGDGPLLLLPGRGTRLKGHADALALLAALRGDGRDARLWLPGARESGREAYIAELEQQAQALGIAEAVAFTAPTDAIARAYAASDLVLQLSRKPEAFGRTVIEAWSCGRAVLGWNHGGVGELLARSQAGGAVAPFDADALHRSACELLTQPPPAVDTMAFSLRAMQEATLAVYAELVDGADRG, from the coding sequence ATGACATCGCCGGAGCCGCGCCGGCTGACGGTGATGCAACTGCTGCCGGCGCTGGAATCCGGCGGCGTCGAACGTTCCACCCTGGAAATCGCCGACGCGCTGGTGCGCGCCGGCCATCGCGCGATCGTGGTTTCCGCCGGCGGCCGGCTGGTGCCGAAGCTGCTGGCGCTCGGCGGCGAACACGTCGAGCTGGCGATCGGGCGCAAGTCGCCGGCGACCTTGCGCCATGCCTTCGCGCTGCGCCGGTTGTGGGCCGCGCAGAACGTCGACCTGGTGCACGCGCGCTCGCGCCTGCCGGCCTGGGTCGGCCTGCTGGCCTGGCGCGGCCTGGCCGAAGACGCGCGGCCGCGTTTCGTCACCACCGTGCACGGGCTCAATTCGCCTTCGCGCTACAGTGCGGTGATGACCCGCGGCGAGCGGGTGATCTGCGTGTCCGGCACCGTGCGCGAATATGTGCTGCAGCACTATCCCGACACCGACCCGGCGCGGTTGCGGACGATCCCGCGCGGCATCGACCCGGCCGCGTTTCCGCGCGCGCCCTGGCCCGACCCGGACGCACGCGCCTGGGCCGCGGCGATCCATCCGGCGCTCGGCGGCGACGGCCCCTTGCTGTTGCTGCCCGGCCGCGGCACGCGCCTGAAAGGCCACGCCGACGCGCTGGCTTTGCTGGCCGCGCTGCGCGGCGACGGCCGCGACGCGCGGCTGTGGCTGCCGGGCGCGCGCGAGTCCGGCCGCGAGGCCTACATCGCCGAACTCGAGCAGCAGGCGCAGGCGCTGGGCATCGCCGAGGCGGTGGCGTTCACCGCCCCGACCGACGCGATCGCGCGCGCCTATGCGGCCAGCGATCTGGTGCTGCAACTGTCGCGCAAGCCCGAGGCCTTCGGCCGCACTGTGATCGAGGCCTGGTCCTGTGGCCGCGCGGTGCTGGGCTGGAACCACGGCGGCGTCGGCGAATTGCTGGCGCGTTCGCAAGCCGGCGGCGCGGTCGCGCCGTTCGATGCCGACGCCCTGCATCGGTCCGCTTGCGAATTGCTAACGCAGCCGCCGCCGGCTGTGGATACGATGGCGTTTTCCTTGCGGGCGATGCAGGAGGCCACGCTTGCCGTCTATGCCGAACTCGTCGATGGCGCCGACCGCGGCTGA
- a CDS encoding O-antigen ligase, translating to MAPTAAEPGAPAPRHAIVGWRWAPAWILTYVALLFAPGYAEGVLTLGALTALVKLALARFNTGARLLSDPAWALTSVLFAAYWLPELVSAIDAVDPGRALREAAVDLRYLPFLWLVAAAVASPRGRRTTFGGLAIILSVWTVDALIQWVAGTSPLFFGIDALKQAISGHGMCSAAETAAADRLSGVLGPCNLKLGQVIASFSPFVLYAAGRRFGSAGWLLAAAAVGVVVVLAGSRASWITYGLVLLLSGWRLLGWKRLLGVFAIGVLTIGVLDRVSPQVHERLARTAHVVSADVEGVDNALSGRTRIWRAAWCMVGEHPVNGVGARGFREAFPACDPQPGRLTSWGEGPALHAHQLLLEVLSETGAFGLLMWLAGAALAWRAWAFADARAREASRPAMLALLVTVFPLNTHLAFYSTFWGGLTLLLAALYAGSLLAQPRSE from the coding sequence ATGGCGCCGACCGCGGCTGAACCCGGCGCGCCCGCGCCGCGCCATGCGATCGTCGGCTGGCGCTGGGCGCCGGCCTGGATCCTGACTTATGTCGCGCTGCTGTTCGCGCCCGGCTATGCCGAGGGCGTGCTGACCCTCGGCGCGCTGACCGCGCTGGTCAAGCTGGCGCTGGCGCGGTTCAACACCGGCGCGCGGCTGCTCAGCGACCCGGCCTGGGCCCTGACCAGCGTACTGTTCGCCGCGTATTGGCTGCCCGAGCTGGTCTCGGCGATCGATGCGGTCGATCCCGGCCGCGCCCTGCGCGAAGCCGCGGTCGATCTGCGCTATCTGCCGTTCCTGTGGCTGGTCGCCGCGGCCGTGGCCTCGCCGCGGGGGCGCCGCACCACCTTCGGCGGCTTGGCGATCATCCTGTCGGTCTGGACCGTCGACGCGCTGATCCAGTGGGTGGCCGGCACCAGCCCGCTGTTCTTCGGCATCGACGCGCTCAAGCAGGCGATCAGCGGGCACGGCATGTGCAGCGCCGCCGAGACCGCCGCCGCGGACCGTCTCAGCGGCGTGCTCGGTCCGTGCAACCTCAAGCTCGGCCAGGTCATCGCCAGCTTCTCGCCGTTCGTGCTCTACGCCGCCGGGCGTCGCTTCGGCAGCGCCGGCTGGCTGCTGGCCGCGGCTGCGGTCGGGGTGGTCGTGGTCCTGGCCGGCTCGCGCGCTTCGTGGATCACCTACGGCCTGGTGCTGCTGCTGTCGGGCTGGCGCCTGCTCGGCTGGAAGCGCCTGCTCGGCGTGTTCGCGATCGGCGTGCTGACGATCGGCGTGCTCGACCGGGTCTCGCCGCAGGTGCACGAGCGCCTGGCGCGCACCGCGCACGTGGTCAGCGCCGACGTCGAAGGCGTCGACAACGCCTTGTCCGGGCGCACGCGGATCTGGCGCGCTGCGTGGTGCATGGTCGGCGAGCATCCGGTCAACGGCGTCGGCGCGCGCGGTTTCCGCGAAGCCTTCCCGGCCTGCGACCCGCAGCCCGGTCGCCTGACCTCCTGGGGCGAAGGCCCGGCCCTGCACGCCCATCAGCTGCTGCTGGAAGTGCTCAGCGAAACCGGCGCCTTCGGCCTGCTGATGTGGCTGGCCGGCGCCGCCCTGGCCTGGCGCGCCTGGGCCTTCGCCGACGCGCGGGCGCGCGAGGCGTCGCGTCCGGCTATGCTGGCCTTGCTGGTGACGGTGTTCCCGCTCAACACCCACCTGGCGTTCTATTCGACCTTCTGGGGCGGGCTGACGCTGTTGTTGGCGGCGTTGTATGCGGGAAGCCTGTTGGCTCAGCCCAGGAGCGAGTAG
- a CDS encoding YceI family protein translates to MKRILLAAVLGFAFAGAAVAAPLTYKIDPNHTDVVAGWSHFGFSHPVAHFGKVDGSITYDPAKPAASSVQVTIPLDGLNSHVPDFDEHLKSADFFDAEKYPTITFKSTKVEAAGEKKLKVTGELTVHGVTKPAVLDVTINKIGEQPMAKRAAAGFDATTTLKRSDFGLGKYAPNVSDEVSIRITTEALVPKQ, encoded by the coding sequence ATGAAGCGCATCCTGCTCGCCGCCGTCCTTGGCTTCGCTTTCGCCGGCGCCGCCGTCGCCGCCCCGCTGACCTACAAGATCGACCCCAACCACACCGACGTCGTCGCCGGCTGGAGCCATTTCGGCTTCTCCCACCCGGTCGCCCATTTCGGCAAGGTCGACGGCAGCATCACCTACGATCCGGCCAAGCCGGCCGCGTCCTCGGTGCAGGTGACCATCCCGCTGGACGGCCTGAACTCGCACGTGCCGGACTTCGACGAGCACCTCAAGAGCGCCGACTTCTTCGATGCCGAGAAGTACCCGACCATCACCTTCAAGAGCACCAAGGTCGAGGCCGCGGGCGAGAAGAAGCTCAAGGTCACCGGCGAGCTGACCGTGCACGGCGTGACCAAGCCGGCGGTGCTGGACGTGACCATCAACAAGATCGGCGAGCAGCCGATGGCCAAGCGCGCCGCGGCCGGCTTCGACGCCACCACCACCCTCAAGCGCAGCGACTTCGGCCTCGGCAAGTACGCGCCGAACGTCAGCGACGAAGTCAGCATCCGCATCACCACCGAAGCGCTGGTGCCGAAGCAGTAA
- a CDS encoding TolC family outer membrane protein, with amino-acid sequence MGSRTIRRPLVLALALSLLPTLASAEDLLQTYELARQGDPQLSAAQANRLATKEDRIQARAALLPSLSGSVSLNRSRSTSQGGSGSDDGSDLPAGAMFKSESTNRRSGLTASQMLYNRASIKTYQGQNVLSEASDFTLESANQELITRTSAAYFDVLVKLENLAAAEAAETALQKQFDYASKRLEVGLAPITDVHEARAQYDSARAGTITARNQVEDAYQALSQITGQPVRTLKALPADFKPALPESRDVESWVDNAVQNNPALHAQELQVRASEIGVETARAGHWPTLSLTGGYSDSATWGDRTFMGATRDAPGNSSYGPSIGVELSIPIFAGGRIQSGVRQALARRDAAQDELERQKRQLVRTTRNAYQTLVAGISEVEARRLALVSAQAAYDASQVGLEVGTRTVLDVLNNQRTLLQAQQAYATAKYNYLQNRLLLEQAAGSLDVGDVQEINRLLTADAATNLAPPPSGMQ; translated from the coding sequence ATGGGAAGCCGCACGATCCGCCGTCCGCTCGTTCTCGCCCTGGCCCTGAGCCTGTTGCCGACCCTGGCGTCGGCCGAGGACCTGTTGCAGACCTACGAACTGGCGCGCCAGGGCGACCCGCAGCTGTCGGCCGCGCAAGCCAATCGCCTGGCGACCAAGGAAGACCGCATCCAGGCCCGCGCCGCGCTGCTGCCGTCGCTGTCCGGCAGCGTGAGCTTGAACCGCAGCCGCAGCACCAGCCAGGGCGGCAGCGGCAGCGACGACGGCAGCGACCTGCCGGCCGGCGCGATGTTCAAGTCCGAAAGCACCAATCGCCGGTCCGGCCTGACCGCGAGCCAGATGCTGTACAACCGCGCCAGCATCAAGACTTACCAGGGCCAGAACGTGCTCAGCGAGGCCAGCGACTTCACTCTGGAGTCGGCCAACCAGGAGCTGATCACCCGCACCTCGGCGGCCTACTTCGACGTGCTGGTCAAGCTCGAGAACCTGGCCGCCGCCGAAGCCGCCGAAACCGCGCTGCAAAAGCAGTTCGACTACGCGTCCAAGCGCCTGGAAGTCGGGCTGGCGCCGATCACCGACGTGCACGAAGCGCGCGCGCAGTACGACAGCGCGCGAGCCGGCACCATCACCGCGCGCAATCAGGTCGAAGACGCCTATCAGGCGCTGAGCCAGATCACCGGCCAGCCGGTGCGCACGCTCAAGGCGCTGCCGGCCGACTTCAAGCCGGCGCTGCCGGAATCGCGCGACGTCGAGAGCTGGGTCGACAACGCGGTGCAGAACAACCCCGCGCTGCATGCGCAGGAACTGCAGGTGCGCGCCTCCGAGATCGGCGTGGAAACCGCGCGCGCCGGCCACTGGCCAACCCTGAGCCTCACCGGCGGTTACAGCGACAGCGCCACCTGGGGCGACCGCACCTTCATGGGCGCCACCCGCGATGCGCCGGGTAACTCCAGCTACGGGCCGAGCATCGGCGTCGAGCTGTCGATCCCGATCTTCGCCGGCGGCCGCATCCAGTCCGGCGTGCGCCAGGCGCTGGCGCGCCGCGATGCGGCCCAGGACGAACTGGAACGGCAGAAGCGCCAGTTGGTGCGCACCACCCGCAACGCCTACCAGACCCTGGTCGCCGGCATCAGCGAAGTCGAAGCGCGGCGCCTGGCCCTGGTTTCGGCGCAGGCCGCGTACGACGCTTCGCAGGTCGGCCTGGAAGTCGGCACCCGCACCGTGCTGGACGTGCTCAACAACCAGCGCACCCTGCTGCAGGCGCAGCAGGCCTACGCCACCGCCAAGTACAACTACCTGCAGAACCGCCTGCTGCTGGAACAGGCCGCCGGTTCGCTCGACGTGGGCGACGTGCAGGAAATCAACCGTCTGCTGACCGCCGACGCCGCGACCAACCTCGCGCCGCCGCCGAGCGGGATGCAGTAA
- a CDS encoding pirin family protein, protein MIIERPSAARGLLQADQCESRHAFSFGGYYDPAWMGFGALRVVHEARVGPDAGFEPHRYANMDILSLVLSGALAHPELDGGGAVQAGQWQWIGAGHGLAHGARNASAEQPLHFLQFWIQPDRLNARPACVRATPAAAGEGEWSLLASRDGADGGLPVRQDLRLYSLRLGRDGRADCPLAPGRSYWLQVVRGQVEANGRRLEAGDALGLHGESGALALAGRGETAAELLWFDLPPLA, encoded by the coding sequence ATGATCATCGAACGTCCATCCGCCGCCCGCGGTCTGCTGCAGGCGGACCAGTGCGAGAGCCGCCACGCGTTTTCCTTCGGCGGTTACTACGACCCGGCCTGGATGGGCTTCGGTGCGTTGCGAGTGGTGCACGAAGCCCGCGTCGGTCCCGACGCGGGCTTCGAACCGCACCGCTACGCCAACATGGACATTCTCAGCCTCGTGCTGAGCGGCGCGCTGGCCCACCCGGAACTGGACGGCGGCGGCGCGGTGCAGGCCGGGCAATGGCAGTGGATCGGCGCCGGCCACGGCCTGGCCCACGGCGCGCGTAATGCTTCGGCCGAACAGCCGCTGCACTTTCTGCAGTTCTGGATCCAGCCCGACCGGCTCAATGCGCGCCCGGCCTGCGTCCGCGCGACGCCGGCCGCGGCCGGCGAGGGCGAATGGAGTCTGCTGGCTTCGCGCGACGGCGCCGACGGCGGCCTGCCGGTGCGCCAGGACCTGCGCCTGTACTCGCTGCGTCTGGGCCGCGACGGCCGTGCCGACTGCCCGCTCGCCCCCGGCCGCAGCTATTGGCTGCAGGTGGTGCGCGGCCAGGTCGAGGCCAACGGGCGCCGGCTCGAGGCCGGCGACGCCCTCGGCCTGCACGGCGAATCCGGCGCGCTGGCTCTGGCCGGGCGCGGCGAAACGGCGGCCGAACTGCTCTGGTTCGACCTGCCGCCGCTGGCCTGA
- the waaA gene encoding lipid IV(A) 3-deoxy-D-manno-octulosonic acid transferase has product MRKDLIERLLRGLYSVALYLLAPVTVYHLIWRGFRQPAYFQRWLERYAVYRGPAQTRTLWLHAVSVGEVNAAIPLVNALRRGRPDLRLLVTTITPTGSDRARSAWGDSVEHVYLPYDLPGAVARFLRHHQPCAALIMETELWPNLLFGCRDRGIPAYILNARLSERSLRGYRVLAPLVGRALRTVRTVAAQSRADGERFVQLGARPEQVTETGNLKFDVNVPDALDEFAAECHRHTGERPVWIAASTHEDEEAATIAMHRRLRERFPDLLLLWAPRHPERFRVVAEQARGAGWQVSTRSRARWPQPGDDVFVIDTLGELMSFYACADVAFVGGSLQAIGGHNLLEPAATGTPIVTGPHLHNFVEIAQRLEAAGALRIGADADAVEAAVERLLADPRERAQMIDAGRDLVELGRGALARTMALLRPALPPA; this is encoded by the coding sequence ATGCGGAAGGATTTGATCGAGCGCCTGTTGCGTGGCCTGTATTCGGTCGCGCTGTACCTGTTGGCGCCGGTCACGGTCTACCACCTGATCTGGCGCGGCTTTCGCCAGCCCGCCTACTTCCAGCGCTGGCTGGAGCGTTACGCGGTCTACCGCGGCCCGGCCCAGACCCGCACCCTGTGGCTGCACGCGGTCTCGGTCGGCGAGGTCAATGCGGCGATCCCGCTGGTGAATGCCTTGCGCCGCGGCCGCCCCGACTTGCGCCTGCTGGTCACCACCATCACCCCGACCGGCTCGGACCGGGCGCGATCGGCCTGGGGCGATTCGGTCGAGCACGTCTATCTGCCTTACGACCTGCCCGGCGCGGTCGCGCGCTTCCTGCGCCACCATCAGCCCTGCGCAGCGCTGATCATGGAAACCGAGTTGTGGCCGAACCTGCTGTTCGGCTGCCGCGACCGCGGCATTCCCGCCTACATCCTCAATGCGCGCCTGTCCGAGCGCTCGCTGCGCGGCTACCGCGTGCTGGCGCCGCTGGTCGGACGCGCGCTGCGCACCGTGCGCACGGTCGCGGCGCAGTCGCGCGCCGACGGCGAGCGCTTCGTCCAGCTCGGCGCGCGGCCGGAACAGGTCACCGAGACCGGCAACCTCAAGTTCGACGTCAACGTGCCCGATGCGCTGGACGAGTTCGCCGCCGAATGCCACCGCCACACCGGCGAGCGGCCGGTGTGGATCGCCGCCAGCACCCACGAGGACGAGGAGGCGGCGACCATCGCCATGCACCGGCGCCTGCGCGAGCGCTTTCCCGATCTGCTGCTGCTGTGGGCGCCGCGCCACCCCGAACGCTTCCGGGTGGTGGCCGAACAGGCGCGCGGCGCGGGCTGGCAGGTGTCGACGCGCTCGCGCGCGCGCTGGCCGCAGCCGGGCGACGACGTGTTCGTGATCGACACCCTCGGCGAGCTGATGAGCTTCTACGCCTGCGCCGACGTCGCCTTCGTCGGCGGTAGCCTGCAGGCGATCGGCGGCCACAACCTGCTCGAGCCGGCGGCCACCGGCACGCCGATCGTGACCGGTCCGCACCTGCACAACTTCGTCGAGATCGCCCAGCGCCTGGAAGCGGCCGGCGCGCTGCGCATCGGCGCCGACGCCGACGCGGTCGAAGCGGCGGTGGAGCGTCTGCTGGCCGACCCGCGCGAACGCGCGCAGATGATCGATGCCGGCCGCGACCTGGTCGAACTCGGCCGCGGCGCGTTGGCCCGCACCATGGCCCTGCTGCGCCCGGCGCTGCCGCCGGCGTGA
- the lpxL gene encoding LpxL/LpxP family Kdo(2)-lipid IV(A) lauroyl/palmitoleoyl acyltransferase has translation MADTALPLRPSLLSPRLWPMWLALAGMCLGARLPWGLQRLLGGWIGAFALRVAGTRRRAAQINLALCFPEKSEAERAALLRESFRDLGIGFFEFARAWWGSVAPMRRTVRIEGLERLDEVRAAGRGVLMVSGHFMTLEMCGRLMCEHLPLAGMYRRHRNPVMEWAVKRGRLRYASAMFTNEEIRPAMRHLKQGGFLWYAPDQDMRGKDTVFAPFFGVQAATITATHQFARLSGCAVVPFFHRREGADYVLRLGAPLAEFPSADATADSARVNAQIEAMVRQAPSQYLWIHRRFKRRPAGEISPYKKQK, from the coding sequence ATGGCCGATACCGCCCTGCCCCTGCGTCCGTCCCTGCTTTCGCCGCGCCTGTGGCCGATGTGGCTGGCCCTGGCCGGCATGTGCCTGGGCGCGCGCCTGCCGTGGGGCCTGCAACGCCTGCTCGGCGGCTGGATCGGTGCGTTCGCCCTGCGCGTGGCGGGCACCCGCCGACGCGCGGCGCAGATCAATCTGGCGCTGTGCTTCCCGGAAAAGAGCGAGGCCGAACGCGCCGCGCTGCTGCGCGAAAGCTTCCGCGACCTCGGCATCGGCTTCTTCGAATTCGCCCGCGCCTGGTGGGGCTCGGTCGCGCCGATGCGGCGCACGGTGCGGATCGAGGGCCTGGAGCGGCTCGACGAAGTCCGCGCCGCCGGGCGCGGCGTGCTGATGGTATCGGGCCATTTCATGACCCTGGAAATGTGCGGCCGGCTGATGTGCGAACACTTGCCGCTGGCCGGCATGTACCGCCGCCATCGCAACCCGGTCATGGAGTGGGCGGTCAAGCGCGGCCGCCTGCGCTACGCCAGCGCGATGTTCACCAACGAGGAAATCCGCCCGGCGATGCGCCACCTCAAGCAGGGCGGCTTCCTGTGGTACGCGCCCGACCAGGACATGCGCGGCAAGGACACGGTGTTCGCGCCGTTCTTCGGCGTGCAGGCCGCCACCATCACCGCCACCCACCAGTTCGCCCGCCTCAGCGGCTGCGCGGTGGTGCCGTTCTTCCACCGCCGCGAAGGCGCCGACTACGTGCTGCGCCTCGGCGCGCCGCTGGCGGAGTTTCCTTCCGCCGACGCCACCGCCGACAGCGCCCGGGTCAACGCCCAGATCGAAGCCATGGTGCGGCAGGCGCCTAGCCAATACTTGTGGATCCACCGCCGCTTCAAGCGCCGGCCGGCAGGCGAGATCTCTCCCTACAAGAAACAGAAGTAA
- a CDS encoding TetR/AcrR family transcriptional regulator, whose amino-acid sequence MMSPRPSSPTPEPAKPAGPGRPKDLSKRNAILEAAKRLFLGQGFDGVSMDQIAAEAGVSKLTVYSHFGDKDSLFAAAVQAYCQQHLPSPMFAPEPAAPLRERLLAIATAFYEMISSPEAIQIHRLLCSPQVAQSPLSRMFWEAGPQRLHDEFGALLQRRVEAGELDIDEVTRAAPQFFCLAKGEPHALLMFGCGAPAPDEVRAHLEATVDLFLRAYGRR is encoded by the coding sequence ATGATGTCGCCCCGCCCCTCCAGTCCCACCCCCGAGCCGGCCAAGCCGGCCGGCCCCGGCCGCCCGAAGGACCTGAGCAAGCGCAACGCGATCCTGGAAGCGGCCAAGCGGTTGTTCCTCGGCCAGGGCTTCGACGGCGTGAGCATGGACCAGATCGCCGCCGAAGCCGGGGTCTCGAAGCTGACCGTCTACAGCCATTTCGGCGACAAAGACAGCCTGTTCGCAGCCGCGGTGCAGGCCTACTGCCAGCAGCACCTGCCCTCGCCGATGTTCGCTCCGGAGCCGGCCGCCCCCCTGCGCGAGCGCCTGCTGGCGATCGCGACCGCCTTCTACGAGATGATCAGCTCGCCCGAGGCCATCCAGATCCACCGCCTGCTGTGCTCGCCCCAGGTGGCCCAGTCGCCGCTGTCGAGAATGTTCTGGGAGGCCGGCCCGCAGCGCCTGCACGATGAGTTCGGCGCCCTGCTGCAGCGCCGGGTCGAGGCCGGCGAGCTGGACATCGACGAGGTGACGCGGGCCGCGCCGCAGTTCTTCTGCCTGGCCAAGGGCGAGCCGCATGCGCTGCTGATGTTCGGTTGCGGCGCGCCGGCCCCGGACGAGGTGCGGGCCCATCTGGAGGCCACCGTCGACCTGTTCCTGCGCGCCTATGGCCGGCGCTAG
- a CDS encoding efflux RND transporter periplasmic adaptor subunit has translation MRHRIFSAKPAAPALLGAALAATLSLTACSKAAPQAETARPVLVTRPGAAANGVSAFAGEVRAREESPLSFRVGGKLIERKVDVGAHVAAGQVLAVLDAGDLEAQARAAQAQLAAAEADYGRARADQVRYAQLAKDQLVSRSAMDAQDAAAKAAQGQVNAARANLDVARNQSAYTHLRAPSAGVIASRSAEAGQVVAAGQQVFALAADGVREVAFAVPEGAIATFKPGQDVLVELWSQPGKRWPARVREVAPAADPASRTYAARVSVDAPAGTLELGQSARIYLPSAVSAGLSVPLSALQRTAAGGSAVFVADPRSGTVKLKPIHTGPYGAQSVPVLSGLGAQDWVVAAGGHLLRDGQKVQPVDRDNHPVAR, from the coding sequence ATGCGTCACCGGATTTTTTCCGCCAAGCCCGCCGCCCCGGCGCTGCTCGGCGCGGCCCTGGCCGCGACGCTGTCCCTGACGGCCTGCAGCAAGGCCGCGCCGCAGGCCGAAACCGCGCGTCCGGTGTTGGTGACCCGTCCGGGCGCCGCCGCGAACGGCGTCTCGGCCTTCGCCGGCGAAGTGCGCGCCCGCGAGGAAAGCCCGCTGTCGTTCCGGGTCGGCGGCAAGCTGATCGAGCGCAAGGTCGATGTCGGCGCCCACGTCGCCGCCGGCCAGGTGCTGGCGGTGCTCGATGCCGGCGATCTCGAGGCCCAGGCGCGCGCCGCCCAGGCCCAATTGGCCGCGGCCGAAGCCGATTACGGCCGCGCCCGCGCCGATCAGGTGCGCTACGCGCAGCTGGCCAAGGACCAACTGGTCAGTCGCTCGGCGATGGACGCCCAGGACGCGGCGGCGAAGGCCGCGCAGGGCCAGGTCAACGCCGCCCGCGCCAATCTCGACGTCGCCCGCAACCAGTCCGCCTACACCCATCTGCGCGCGCCCAGCGCCGGCGTGATCGCCTCGCGCAGCGCCGAGGCCGGCCAGGTCGTGGCCGCCGGCCAGCAGGTGTTCGCGCTCGCCGCCGACGGCGTGCGCGAAGTCGCCTTCGCGGTGCCGGAAGGCGCGATCGCCACCTTCAAGCCCGGCCAGGACGTCCTGGTCGAATTGTGGTCGCAACCCGGCAAGCGTTGGCCGGCGCGGGTGCGCGAAGTCGCGCCGGCGGCCGACCCGGCCTCGCGCACTTATGCGGCGCGGGTCAGCGTCGATGCGCCCGCCGGCACGCTCGAACTCGGCCAGAGCGCGCGCATCTATCTGCCCAGCGCCGTTTCGGCCGGCCTCAGCGTGCCGCTCTCGGCGCTGCAACGCACCGCCGCCGGCGGCAGCGCGGTGTTCGTCGCCGACCCGCGCAGCGGCACGGTCAAGCTCAAGCCCATCCACACCGGCCCTTACGGCGCGCAGAGCGTGCCGGTGCTGTCGGGCCTGGGCGCGCAGGACTGGGTGGTCGCCGCCGGCGGCCATCTGCTGCGCGACGGCCAGAAAGTGCAGCCGGTCGACCGCGACAACCACCCGGTCGCGCGCTGA
- a CDS encoding zinc-finger domain-containing protein — protein MTTAANAHPTQANADQRYTVTRADLPLSCPLPSMALWNSHPRVYLPIEAERECQCPYCGAHFTLVDD, from the coding sequence ATGACCACCGCAGCCAACGCCCATCCCACCCAGGCCAACGCCGACCAGCGTTACACCGTCACCCGGGCGGACCTGCCGCTGAGCTGCCCGCTGCCGTCGATGGCGCTGTGGAACTCGCATCCGCGCGTGTACCTGCCGATCGAGGCCGAGCGCGAATGCCAGTGCCCGTACTGCGGCGCGCATTTCACCCTGGTCGACGACTGA
- a CDS encoding protein-L-isoaspartate O-methyltransferase family protein — translation MTTLDYAKARELMVEQQVRPWDVLDPRVLDVLAGLPREAFVAEAHRNLAYTDIALPLAHGEFMLKPVLEGRALQALELDPTDDVLEIGTGSGFLSACLGRLAREVVSLEIHADLAATARERLAAQSILNVQVVDADVFSYRTDRRFNAICVTGAVAELPAQWLQWLQPGGRLFVVRGRSPAMEAIRVTAGERNEVNASRIQSLFETDLPYLVGAAPAPAFEF, via the coding sequence ATGACTACGCTCGATTACGCCAAGGCTCGTGAACTGATGGTCGAACAACAGGTTCGGCCGTGGGACGTGCTCGACCCGCGCGTGCTCGATGTGCTGGCCGGTTTGCCGCGTGAGGCGTTCGTCGCCGAAGCGCACCGCAACCTGGCCTACACCGACATCGCCCTGCCGCTGGCGCACGGCGAATTCATGCTCAAGCCGGTGCTCGAAGGCCGCGCCCTGCAGGCGCTGGAACTCGACCCGACCGACGATGTGCTGGAAATCGGCACCGGCAGCGGCTTCCTCAGCGCCTGCCTGGGCCGCCTGGCGCGCGAGGTGGTCAGCCTGGAAATCCACGCCGACCTCGCCGCGACCGCGCGCGAGCGCCTGGCCGCGCAGTCGATCCTCAACGTGCAGGTGGTCGACGCGGACGTGTTCTCCTACCGCACCGACCGTCGCTTCAACGCCATCTGCGTGACCGGCGCGGTCGCCGAATTGCCGGCGCAGTGGCTGCAATGGCTGCAGCCGGGCGGCCGCCTGTTCGTGGTCCGCGGCCGCTCGCCGGCCATGGAAGCGATCCGCGTCACCGCCGGCGAGCGCAACGAAGTCAACGCTTCGCGCATCCAATCGTTGTTCGAAACCGATTTGCCCTACCTCGTCGGCGCCGCGCCCGCGCCCGCCTTCGAGTTCTGA